A genomic segment from Streptomyces sp. NBC_00459 encodes:
- a CDS encoding metallophosphoesterase, whose protein sequence is MVIVFLLVAVAALVGLHWYVWRRLVRDTTAGPGLARRVGTVVFVALPVMMVAALAAERGGAPFWLQRTLAWPGFLWLALFMYLGLALIAGELVRPLLRRFLERRGPAEAPVPPPVPLRKAETVPAGAPETAEPATGTSDTPSVPASPRLLAAPSRRLFVSRVVAGAAAATAAGTVGYGTYGVVRGPRVKRVTVPLAKLPRGAHGFRIAVVSDIHLGPVLGRGFAQKVVDTINSTQPDLIAVVGDLVDGSVKDLGPAAAPLAQLRARHGAFFVTGNHEYFSGAEQWVEEVRRLGLRPLENARVELPDFDLAGVNDIAGESEGQGPDFTKALGDRDTSRASVLLAHQPVQIHDAVEHGVDLQLSGHTHGGQLWPGNFVADLANPTLAGLERYGDTQLYVSRGAGAWGPPTRVGAPSDITVVELASRQA, encoded by the coding sequence ATGGTCATCGTTTTCCTGCTCGTCGCGGTCGCCGCTCTGGTGGGGCTGCACTGGTACGTCTGGCGCCGTCTGGTGCGCGACACCACCGCCGGCCCCGGCCTCGCCCGCCGCGTCGGCACGGTGGTGTTCGTCGCCCTGCCCGTCATGATGGTCGCCGCCCTGGCCGCCGAGCGTGGTGGCGCGCCCTTCTGGCTCCAGCGCACGCTGGCCTGGCCGGGCTTCCTGTGGCTGGCCCTGTTCATGTATCTGGGGCTGGCACTGATCGCGGGCGAGCTCGTACGGCCACTGCTGCGACGGTTCCTTGAGCGGCGCGGGCCGGCCGAGGCGCCCGTACCGCCGCCCGTACCGCTCCGGAAGGCGGAGACCGTCCCGGCGGGGGCACCGGAGACCGCGGAACCGGCAACGGGGACTTCTGACACCCCGAGCGTCCCTGCCTCCCCCCGCCTCCTCGCCGCCCCCTCCCGGCGCCTGTTCGTCTCCCGTGTCGTGGCCGGCGCCGCGGCGGCGACCGCCGCCGGGACCGTCGGATACGGCACGTACGGCGTCGTGCGCGGCCCCCGCGTGAAGCGCGTCACCGTGCCGCTGGCCAAACTCCCGCGCGGCGCCCACGGGTTCAGGATCGCCGTCGTCAGCGACATCCACCTCGGGCCCGTCCTCGGCCGGGGTTTCGCGCAGAAGGTCGTCGACACGATCAACTCGACCCAGCCCGATCTGATCGCGGTCGTCGGCGACCTGGTCGACGGCAGCGTCAAGGACCTCGGTCCGGCTGCCGCCCCGCTCGCCCAACTCCGGGCGCGGCACGGGGCGTTCTTCGTGACCGGGAACCACGAGTACTTCTCCGGCGCCGAACAGTGGGTCGAGGAGGTCCGACGGCTCGGGCTGCGCCCGCTGGAGAACGCGCGCGTCGAACTGCCCGACTTCGACCTCGCCGGTGTCAACGACATCGCCGGTGAGAGTGAGGGCCAGGGCCCGGACTTCACCAAGGCGCTCGGCGACCGCGACACCTCCCGGGCGAGCGTGCTGCTGGCCCACCAGCCGGTGCAGATCCACGACGCCGTCGAGCACGGCGTCGACCTCCAGCTCTCCGGCCACACCCACGGCGGCCAGCTGTGGCCCGGCAACTTCGTCGCCGATCTCGCCAACCCCACCCTCGCGGGCCTGGAGCGGTACGGGGACACGCAGTTGTACGTCTCCCGGGGCGCCGGTGCGTGGGGTCCGCCCACGCGGGTGGGTGCGCCGTCGGACATCACCGTGGTGGAACTGGCGTCCAGGCAGGCTTGA
- a CDS encoding D-alanyl-D-alanine carboxypeptidase family protein produces the protein MSASKKTAKRTLLVTSATLLSAALTAPVPAFAAPKPTPSASPSVTPPAKMSTVGGERLGQAGTQVNLADGVPVIPKDLSARSWIVSDAESGDVLAAHNAHWRLPPASTLKMLFADTVLPKFPRTLKHKVAADELADVGAGSSMVGIKEKETYTVHDLWLGVFLRSGNDAVHVLSHMNGGVAATVKEMNEHAEELQALDTNVVSPDGYDERGQVSSAYDLTLFARSGLQKKDFREYCSTVSAKFPGETKKNKKGKLVRGSFEIQNTNRLLAGAPDISVYQGIAGVKNGNTTNAGATFTGVAERGGKVLLVTVMNPEKAEHNEVYKETARLLDWGFRAAGKVQPVGELVAPKGAEASAQPGSTDAADSGEAGGGSGDGAGKGDSSASPVAKAAATSGSDGGGMGVALGITGGVVVLLAGGAFLINRRWPLRRR, from the coding sequence GTGTCCGCCTCGAAGAAGACCGCCAAGCGAACCCTGCTGGTCACCTCCGCCACCCTGTTGTCCGCCGCGCTGACCGCGCCCGTACCGGCGTTCGCGGCTCCCAAGCCGACACCGAGCGCCTCGCCTTCGGTGACTCCCCCGGCGAAGATGTCGACCGTGGGCGGGGAGCGGCTCGGGCAGGCCGGGACGCAGGTGAACCTCGCCGACGGGGTGCCGGTGATCCCCAAGGACCTCAGCGCCCGCTCGTGGATCGTCTCGGACGCCGAGTCCGGTGATGTGCTCGCCGCCCACAACGCGCACTGGCGGCTGCCCCCGGCGAGCACGCTGAAGATGCTGTTCGCCGACACCGTGCTGCCGAAGTTCCCGAGGACGCTGAAGCACAAGGTCGCGGCCGACGAGCTGGCGGACGTCGGCGCCGGTTCCAGCATGGTCGGCATCAAGGAGAAGGAGACGTACACCGTCCACGACCTGTGGCTCGGCGTCTTCCTGCGCTCCGGCAACGACGCGGTGCACGTGCTCTCCCACATGAACGGTGGCGTCGCGGCCACGGTCAAGGAGATGAACGAGCACGCGGAGGAGCTCCAGGCGCTCGACACCAACGTGGTGAGCCCCGACGGCTACGACGAGCGGGGGCAGGTGTCGTCGGCGTACGACCTGACGCTGTTCGCCCGCTCCGGGCTGCAGAAGAAGGACTTCCGCGAGTACTGCTCGACGGTTTCGGCCAAGTTCCCCGGCGAGACGAAGAAGAACAAGAAGGGCAAGCTGGTCCGCGGGTCCTTCGAGATCCAGAACACCAACCGGCTGCTCGCCGGCGCCCCGGACATCTCGGTGTACCAGGGCATCGCGGGGGTGAAGAACGGCAACACCACCAACGCGGGCGCGACCTTCACGGGGGTCGCCGAACGGGGTGGCAAGGTGCTGCTGGTCACGGTCATGAACCCGGAGAAGGCCGAGCACAACGAGGTCTACAAGGAGACCGCGCGGCTGCTCGACTGGGGCTTCCGGGCCGCCGGGAAGGTGCAGCCGGTGGGCGAGTTGGTCGCGCCCAAGGGCGCGGAGGCGAGCGCCCAGCCGGGCTCGACGGACGCCGCCGACTCCGGAGAGGCGGGGGGCGGCTCGGGTGACGGGGCCGGCAAGGGTGACTCCTCCGCGTCGCCGGTCGCGAAGGCGGCGGCCACGTCCGGGTCGGACGGCGGCGGGATGGGCGTCGCGCTCGGGATCACCGGTGGTGTGGTGGTGCTGCTTGCGGGGGGCGCGTTTCTTATCAACCGGCGGTGGCCGCTGCGGCGGCGGTGA
- a CDS encoding YihY/virulence factor BrkB family protein, with the protein MDWLKKLPGVGPIVVRLMTTHVWRSYERLDRVKWSRLAAAMTFISFVALFPLLTVAAAIAAATLSTGRQNELQEKIAEQVPGISEQLDIDGLVQNAGTIGVIAGAVLLFTGIGWVGSMRECLRAVWEVPEDEGNPVLRKVKDTGVLVGLGGAVLVTIAASTVASAAVGWTARGLGIDEAGWGAVLLRLAAFAVAVLADFLLLLYVLTLLPGVEPTRRRLFVAALIGAAGFELLKLLLSSYMQGVAAKSMYGAFGVPVALLLWINFTSKLVLFCASWTATPSEEASGEEGAE; encoded by the coding sequence ATGGACTGGCTGAAGAAGCTCCCCGGCGTCGGACCGATCGTCGTCCGCCTCATGACCACGCACGTATGGCGGTCGTACGAGCGTCTCGACCGGGTGAAGTGGTCGCGGCTCGCGGCGGCGATGACCTTCATCAGCTTCGTGGCGCTGTTCCCGCTGCTCACCGTGGCCGCCGCGATCGCCGCGGCCACGCTCAGCACCGGGCGCCAGAACGAGCTCCAGGAGAAGATCGCCGAGCAGGTGCCCGGCATCTCCGAGCAGCTGGACATCGACGGTCTGGTCCAGAACGCGGGCACGATCGGGGTGATCGCCGGCGCCGTGCTGCTGTTCACCGGGATCGGGTGGGTCGGCTCGATGCGGGAGTGTCTGCGGGCGGTGTGGGAGGTGCCCGAGGACGAGGGGAACCCCGTCCTGCGCAAGGTCAAGGACACCGGTGTGCTGGTCGGGCTCGGCGGCGCCGTCCTCGTCACGATCGCCGCGTCCACCGTCGCCTCGGCGGCGGTCGGCTGGACGGCGCGCGGACTCGGCATCGACGAGGCCGGCTGGGGGGCGGTACTGCTTCGCCTCGCCGCGTTCGCCGTAGCGGTTCTCGCCGACTTCCTCCTGCTCCTGTACGTCCTCACCCTGCTGCCCGGCGTGGAGCCGACCCGGCGCCGGCTGTTCGTCGCCGCGCTGATCGGCGCGGCCGGCTTCGAGCTGCTGAAGCTGCTGCTCAGCAGCTATATGCAGGGGGTGGCGGCGAAGAGCATGTACGGGGCGTTCGGTGTCCCCGTGGCCCTGTTGCTGTGGATCAACTTCACGTCGAAACTCGTCCTGTTCTGCGCCTCCTGGACGGCGACGCCGAGCGAGGAGGCGTCCGGCGAGGAGGGTGCGGAGTGA
- a CDS encoding SCO4848 family membrane protein, which produces MKLSRPVSWFLLAFGVWSWVIWVTFIKNLVKDGSGLAFDDAGTPTAYFWVHLVLAVVSFVLGTIVGGIGLRGLRALRQTS; this is translated from the coding sequence GTGAAACTCAGCCGCCCCGTCTCCTGGTTCCTGCTCGCCTTCGGGGTGTGGAGCTGGGTCATCTGGGTCACTTTCATCAAGAATCTGGTCAAGGACGGCAGCGGGCTCGCGTTCGACGACGCGGGCACACCGACGGCGTACTTCTGGGTGCATCTGGTGCTCGCGGTCGTCTCCTTCGTATTGGGGACGATCGTCGGGGGCATCGGGTTGCGCGGACTGCGCGCTTTGCGCCAGACCTCATAA
- a CDS encoding 2'-5' RNA ligase family protein, which produces MGTVTIGVSISVPEPHGSLLQERRAGFGDAAAHGIPTHVTLLPPTEIDSEALPAIEAHLVEVAAAGRPFPMRLSGTGTFRPVSPVVFVKIVEGAEACTWLQKQVRDASGPVARELQFPYHPHVTVAHSIAEEAMDRAFAELADYEADWPCTGFALYEQGADAVWRKLREYTFGAAVVPPQAAHVDRGTLPTR; this is translated from the coding sequence GTGGGGACCGTAACGATCGGTGTGTCGATCTCGGTCCCGGAGCCACACGGCAGCCTGCTCCAGGAGCGGCGTGCGGGCTTCGGCGACGCCGCCGCACACGGTATCCCCACCCATGTCACCCTGTTGCCGCCCACGGAGATCGACTCCGAGGCGCTGCCCGCCATCGAGGCACACCTCGTCGAGGTGGCCGCCGCGGGCCGCCCGTTCCCGATGCGGCTCTCCGGGACGGGCACCTTCCGGCCGGTGTCGCCCGTCGTGTTCGTCAAGATCGTCGAGGGTGCGGAGGCCTGCACCTGGCTGCAGAAGCAGGTCCGTGACGCCTCCGGGCCGGTGGCGCGCGAGCTGCAGTTCCCGTACCACCCGCATGTGACGGTCGCGCACAGCATCGCCGAGGAGGCGATGGACCGCGCCTTCGCGGAACTCGCCGACTACGAGGCCGACTGGCCCTGCACCGGCTTCGCCCTCTACGAGCAGGGGGCCGACGCGGTGTGGCGCAAGCTGCGCGAGTACACCTTCGGCGCGGCCGTGGTGCCGCCGCAGGCCGCTCATGTTGACCGCGGCACCCTTCCCACCAGGTAG
- the trpS gene encoding tryptophan--tRNA ligase, producing MASDRPRVLSGIQPTAGSFHLGNYLGAVRQWVALQESHDAFYMVVDLHAITVPQDPKELTANTRLAAAQLLAAGLDPDRCTLFVQSHVPEHAQLAWIMNCLTGFGEASRMTQFKDKSAKQGADRASVGLFTYPILQVADILLYQAHEVPVGEDQRQHIELTRDLAERFNGRFGETFTIPKPYILKETAKIYDLQDPSIKMSKSASTPKGLINLLDDPKTTAKKVRSAVTDTDTVIRFDPKEKPGVSNLLGIYSTLTGTDIAELERTYDGKGYGALKVDLADVVVDFVTPFRERTQQYLDDPETLDSILAKGAEKARAVAAETLAQTYGRVGFLPAKH from the coding sequence ATGGCTTCAGACCGTCCCCGCGTGCTCTCCGGAATCCAGCCCACCGCAGGCTCGTTCCACCTCGGCAACTACCTCGGCGCCGTGCGCCAGTGGGTGGCCCTGCAGGAGTCCCACGACGCGTTCTACATGGTCGTCGACCTCCACGCGATCACGGTCCCGCAGGATCCGAAGGAGCTCACGGCCAACACCCGACTGGCCGCCGCCCAGCTCCTCGCGGCCGGGCTCGACCCCGACCGCTGCACGCTGTTCGTCCAGAGCCACGTCCCCGAGCACGCCCAACTCGCCTGGATCATGAACTGCCTCACCGGTTTCGGCGAGGCGTCCCGGATGACCCAGTTCAAGGACAAGTCCGCCAAGCAGGGTGCCGACCGGGCGAGCGTCGGACTGTTCACGTACCCGATCCTCCAGGTCGCCGACATCCTGCTCTACCAGGCGCACGAGGTGCCGGTCGGTGAGGACCAGCGCCAGCACATCGAGCTGACCCGCGACCTCGCCGAGCGCTTCAACGGCCGCTTCGGCGAGACCTTCACGATCCCGAAGCCGTACATCCTGAAGGAGACGGCGAAGATCTACGACCTTCAGGACCCGTCGATCAAGATGAGCAAGTCGGCGTCCACGCCCAAGGGCCTCATCAACCTCCTCGACGACCCGAAGACCACCGCCAAGAAGGTCAGGAGCGCGGTCACGGACACGGACACCGTGATCCGCTTCGACCCCAAGGAGAAGCCCGGCGTCAGCAACCTGCTGGGCATCTACTCGACCCTCACCGGCACGGATATCGCCGAACTTGAGCGGACATACGACGGCAAGGGCTACGGTGCGCTCAAGGTGGACCTCGCCGACGTCGTGGTCGACTTCGTGACGCCGTTCCGGGAGCGCACCCAGCAGTATCTGGACGACCCGGAGACGCTCGACTCGATCCTGGCCAAGGGCGCGGAGAAGGCACGGGCCGTCGCCGCGGAGACGCTCGCCCAGACGTACGGGCGGGTCGGCTTCCTGCCCGCGAAGCACTGA